Proteins encoded by one window of Kwoniella dejecticola CBS 10117 chromosome 9, complete sequence:
- a CDS encoding mitochondrial 54S ribosomal protein uL29m, with product MSISNSISRLPRSFLPPRFAQPQLRYLHTEGRQVDHQGPTTIPLQQLSHPGTNNIEAPTPHLEELEVGTPPLPVQSTRPTKTAKGQPIVRRPARTIPVALPNGDPEPTTYPPSKEYYDSVDAQKQAKHPLWQFFHLPTHARARISQSQNKPPAEMGSLEPLTRDDANLHSGRSWTAAELRQKSFQDLHTLWYVLLKERNVLATQKEERRRLNIGQRVDGELLTRRAFRCRKTMARIKYVLNERRLGLIAAAGPKFNVDPIHVPWSASGSTDPAGATTAIRGESPVPLHILQSKSHTRKAAGSDSPGAESGSFTEEPIVESEEVAKEEVESRDEGFGGGKEAETFDEQVKVTESGKVEKKD from the exons ATGTCAATCAGTAATAGTATCTCCCGCTTGCCCCGCTCTTTTCTCCCTCCTCGATTCGCCCAACCTCAACTCCGATATCTACACACTGAGGGCCGTCAAGTAGACCATCAAGGACCCACTactatccctcttcaacaaCTGTCTCATCCAGGTACAAACAACATCGAAGCTCCTACTCCCCACCTGGAGGAGTTGGAAGTAGGCACTCCACCCTTACCAGTACAAAGTACCCGACCAACAAAAACAGCGAAAGGCCAACCTATAGTTCGTCGACCTGCACGAACGATTCCCGTAGCTTTACCGAATGGTGATCCCGAACCGACGACATATCCACCCTCAAAAGAGTATTACGATTCGGTAGATGCTCAGAAACAAGCGAAACACCCTCTATGGCAGTTTTTCCACTTACCGACGCATGCGAGAGCGAGGATCAGTCAGTCGCAGAATAAACCCCCTGCAGAAATGGGGAGTTTGGAGCCGCTAACGAGGGACGATGCGAATTTGCATagtg GCCGATCGTGGACAGCAGCGGAACTACGACAGAAATCATTCCAAGACTTACATACCCTCTGGTATGTCTTATTGAAAGAACGAAACGTCTTAGCCActcagaaagaagagagaaggagattgaatATTGGTCAAAGAGTTGATGGAGAATTATTGACTAGAAGAGCATTCCGA TGTCGGAAAACAATGGCTCGAATCAAGTACGTCCTCAACGAAAGACGACTAGGTTTAATAGCAGCTGCCGGACCCAAATTCAACGTCGATCCAATCCACGTACCCTGGAGCGCATCAGGATCGACCGATCCAGCGGGTGCAACAACAGCTATAAGGGGAGAATCACCCGTCCCCTTGCATATCTTGCAAAGCAAATCACATACGAGGAAAGCCGCGGGATCGGACTCGCCAGGAGCAGAATCAGGCTCGTTCACTGAGGAACCGATTGTAGAGTCCGAAGAGGTGGCTaaggaggaagtggaaagTAGAGATGAGGGTTTCGGAGGTGGGAAGGAGGCGGAAACTTTCGATGAGCAGGTGAAAGTCACGGAGAGTgggaaagtggagaagaaggattag